One window of Balneolales bacterium ANBcel1 genomic DNA carries:
- a CDS encoding ATP-binding protein — MPPKRKILIVDDNESIHTDIETVLLHSVKNAHAELQVLENRLFGSDSEPLVPDNLQYQIEHAFQGDEALEKIEEAQKSGSPFALVYMDVRMPPGMDGIETTKKLWKVAPHTEIVICTAYSDYSWDQIIGKLGTSDKLLFMKKPFDPTALKQTALTLTTKWQLQQEALRYTGQLEDEVEKRTSELNNIVKQYKSVKEKAERATLAKSEFLANMTHEIRTPMNGIMGMIELLLESDMDDEQRQYAEMAQRSANSLVRIINDILDFSKIEAGKLEIKSIPLNLSDVIGESVDILSKIQQNKPVEVHTKIDESIPGELYGDPVRLRQIILNYGSNALKFTPKGHVSVEAHLLENGADTCTIQLLVRDTGIGISDEKKNLLFKKFSQLGISDTESQSGTGLGLSISKQLTELMGGRVGFESSPGKGSAFWSEIPLSKNKPPLEQQQGDEQARHT, encoded by the coding sequence ATGCCTCCAAAAAGAAAAATCCTCATTGTGGATGACAATGAATCCATCCACACGGATATTGAAACAGTATTGCTGCATTCGGTAAAAAATGCACATGCTGAATTGCAGGTGCTGGAAAACAGACTATTTGGAAGTGATAGTGAGCCGCTGGTACCCGACAATCTGCAGTATCAGATTGAGCATGCTTTTCAGGGTGATGAGGCTTTGGAAAAGATCGAGGAAGCACAGAAAAGCGGTTCCCCATTTGCGCTGGTGTACATGGATGTGCGCATGCCCCCCGGAATGGATGGCATCGAGACCACAAAAAAGCTGTGGAAAGTGGCTCCGCATACCGAAATAGTCATTTGCACAGCCTATTCCGATTATTCCTGGGATCAGATCATCGGGAAGCTGGGCACCTCCGACAAGCTGCTTTTCATGAAAAAGCCGTTTGATCCCACAGCGCTCAAGCAGACTGCCCTTACGCTTACTACCAAATGGCAATTGCAGCAGGAAGCTCTTCGCTATACAGGTCAGCTGGAAGACGAAGTTGAAAAACGTACCAGTGAACTCAACAACATTGTAAAGCAATACAAATCGGTCAAGGAAAAAGCGGAACGGGCAACTTTGGCAAAAAGCGAGTTTCTTGCCAACATGACCCATGAAATTCGCACACCCATGAATGGAATCATGGGAATGATCGAGCTGCTGCTTGAATCCGATATGGACGACGAGCAGAGACAATATGCAGAAATGGCACAACGCAGCGCCAACTCTCTGGTTCGTATTATCAACGACATTCTGGATTTTTCCAAAATCGAAGCGGGCAAGCTGGAAATCAAATCCATTCCCCTCAACCTCTCGGATGTTATTGGCGAGTCGGTGGACATCCTCTCCAAAATACAGCAAAACAAACCTGTTGAGGTTCACACGAAAATCGATGAATCCATCCCGGGTGAACTGTATGGAGACCCGGTCCGACTCCGTCAGATAATCCTGAATTACGGCAGCAATGCTCTCAAGTTTACACCGAAAGGCCACGTCAGTGTTGAAGCCCATTTGCTTGAGAACGGCGCCGATACCTGCACAATTCAATTACTGGTACGCGACACCGGTATCGGTATTTCCGACGAGAAAAAGAACCTCCTGTTTAAAAAATTCTCCCAGCTCGGCATCAGTGACACCGAGTCCCAAAGCGGAACAGGCCTCGGCCTGTCCATATCCAAACAACTCACCGAGCTGATGGGAGGCCGCGTCGGCTTTGAAAGCAGTCCCGGAAAAGGATCAGCGTTCTGGTCGGAGATCCCCCTTTCCAAAAACAAACCCCCTCTGGAGCAGCAACAGGGGGATGAACAGGCACGACACACCTAA